One stretch of Actinacidiphila sp. DG2A-62 DNA includes these proteins:
- a CDS encoding type A2 lantipeptide, which translates to MRKDSAPQVETREISDSELDTVSGGLLEPVLGTVWAVDSVLPSVSDVTGLVSGATGVNVAPLTGLAGL; encoded by the coding sequence ATGCGCAAGGACTCCGCGCCCCAGGTCGAGACCCGCGAGATTTCCGACAGCGAGCTGGACACCGTCTCCGGCGGCCTGCTCGAGCCGGTGCTCGGCACGGTCTGGGCCGTCGACTCGGTGCTGCCGTCCGTCTCGGACGTCACCGGCCTGGTCTCGGGCGCGACCGGCGTGAACGTCGCGCCGCTCACCGGCCTCGCGGGTCTCTGA
- a CDS encoding HlyD family efflux transporter periplasmic adaptor subunit → MEFRRSALARLHSPEELDLPVRLARPQGRLVLAVTVLVLAVAGVWAVKGTVSTRLSAPGILTYGQGSYAVQSPVAGQVVDVAARPGRLLAAGAPLVRVRTSAGVRQVRAVAAGRVVAVPAGLGTVLATGAPVATLERVPAAAAPLVAVVYVPASDAASVPVGAPVRLAAGAARVGAGSALRGAVAQVGAAPQSRARLTAFLGDPDLAAAFSAEGDPVPVVVRLDARPGGLASMTPVAASVRLSAQHPLDWMLP, encoded by the coding sequence TTGGAGTTCCGGCGCAGCGCACTCGCCCGGCTGCACTCGCCCGAGGAGCTGGACCTGCCGGTGCGGCTGGCCCGCCCGCAGGGACGCCTTGTGCTCGCCGTGACCGTGCTCGTGCTGGCCGTCGCCGGCGTCTGGGCGGTGAAGGGCACGGTGTCCACCCGGCTGTCCGCGCCCGGCATCCTCACCTACGGGCAGGGGAGTTACGCGGTGCAGAGCCCGGTGGCCGGCCAGGTCGTGGACGTCGCCGCGCGGCCGGGCCGGCTGCTGGCCGCCGGAGCGCCGCTGGTGCGGGTGCGGACCTCCGCCGGGGTGCGGCAGGTGCGCGCGGTGGCCGCGGGCCGGGTGGTCGCGGTGCCGGCCGGCCTCGGCACGGTGCTCGCCACCGGCGCGCCGGTCGCCACGCTGGAACGGGTCCCCGCCGCCGCGGCCCCGCTGGTCGCGGTGGTCTACGTGCCGGCGTCCGACGCCGCGTCGGTGCCGGTGGGAGCGCCGGTGCGGCTGGCCGCGGGAGCGGCCCGCGTCGGCGCCGGCTCCGCCCTGCGCGGCGCCGTCGCCCAGGTCGGCGCGGCCCCGCAGTCCCGGGCCCGGCTCACCGCGTTCCTCGGCGACCCCGACCTCGCCGCCGCCTTCAGCGCCGAGGGCGACCCGGTGCCGGTGGTGGTCCGCCTCGACGCGCGCCCCGGCGGCCTGGCGTCGATGACGCCCGTCGCCGCGTCCGTACGGCTGTCCGCGCAGCACCCGCTCGACTGGATGCTGCCGTGA
- a CDS encoding NHLP family bacteriocin export ABC transporter peptidase/permease/ATPase subunit codes for MTARHSPAAAGRGRHRPEPAATGRAGAHAEGRGHGRARSRGGHKDSGAGGPRRTPRPVRTPTVLQMEAVECGAAALGMVLGHHGKHVPLEELRIACGVSRDGSRASNLLKAARGHGMTAKGMQMEPAALAHVPPPAVLFWEFNHYVVYEGTGRRLGRRGVYVNDPARGRRFVREEDFDTSFTGVVLTFEPEPGFRRSGRGPGLLAALPARLRGTSGTMPAAVVASFLLVVVGAAVPALSRTYIDSFLIGRQTSLLAVLFWSMGCLLALTAALTAVQQANLLRGRIISSTLTSARFMRHLLRLPVQFFAQRNPADLVQRLQSNDSVAETLARDLAAAGVDAVVVLLYAVLLWTYDPQLTAVGVLVALLNVAALRVVVRLRATGTHKLRADTAKLTNTSYGGLQLIESMKATGGESGYFRRWSGQHAATLDGQQRLGVPSAALAVVAPTLAALNSALILLIGGRRAVDGGISVGLLVAFQALVTGFTAPVSRLGAVAGRVQDFAADVARLKDVENFPVDPLHVRDRAGAGPGPEAGAGPGPEAGARAGAGAGEGPAAEAAAVRRLSGHVALENVTFGYSPLDPPLLTGFSLTVGPGRQVALVGGSGSGKSTVSRLIAGLYRPWEGVIAFDGQRLEDIPRGTLAASMSFVDQDVFLFEGTVRDNVALWDPSIPDEDVLAALADAALSEVVAARPGGILARVEQDGRNFSGGQRQRLEIARALVRRPSVLVLDEVTSALDAETELRVIDNLRRRGCACVVIAHRLSTVRDSDEILVLERGEVVERGRHQELVAAGGVYARLVREH; via the coding sequence GTGACCGCCCGCCACTCCCCCGCGGCCGCCGGCCGCGGTCGGCACCGCCCGGAACCCGCCGCCACGGGCCGGGCCGGTGCCCACGCCGAGGGCCGAGGCCACGGCCGCGCCCGCAGCCGCGGGGGCCACAAAGACAGCGGGGCCGGGGGTCCCCGTCGCACACCGCGCCCGGTGCGTACGCCCACCGTGCTGCAGATGGAGGCGGTGGAGTGCGGCGCGGCGGCCCTGGGCATGGTGCTGGGGCACCACGGGAAGCACGTACCGCTGGAGGAGCTGCGGATCGCCTGCGGCGTCTCCCGCGACGGCTCCCGGGCGAGCAATCTGCTCAAGGCCGCCCGCGGCCACGGCATGACGGCCAAGGGCATGCAGATGGAGCCCGCCGCGCTGGCCCACGTCCCGCCGCCCGCCGTGCTGTTCTGGGAGTTCAACCACTACGTCGTCTACGAGGGCACCGGCCGCAGGCTCGGGCGGCGCGGGGTGTACGTCAACGACCCGGCGCGCGGGCGCAGGTTCGTGCGCGAGGAGGACTTCGACACCAGCTTCACCGGTGTGGTGCTGACCTTCGAGCCGGAGCCGGGCTTCCGCCGGAGCGGGCGCGGGCCGGGGCTGCTCGCCGCGCTGCCGGCCCGGCTGCGCGGCACCTCGGGCACCATGCCGGCCGCGGTGGTCGCCAGCTTCCTGCTGGTGGTGGTCGGCGCGGCGGTGCCCGCGCTCAGCCGGACGTACATCGACTCGTTCCTGATCGGGCGTCAGACCTCGCTGCTGGCGGTGCTGTTCTGGTCGATGGGCTGTCTGCTGGCGCTCACCGCGGCTTTGACCGCGGTCCAGCAGGCGAATCTGCTGCGCGGCCGGATCATCTCCTCGACGCTGACCAGCGCCCGCTTCATGCGCCATCTGCTGCGGCTGCCGGTGCAGTTCTTCGCCCAGCGCAACCCGGCCGACCTGGTGCAGCGGCTCCAGTCGAACGACTCGGTGGCCGAGACCCTCGCCCGCGACCTGGCCGCCGCGGGCGTGGACGCGGTGGTGGTGCTGCTCTACGCGGTGCTGCTGTGGACGTACGACCCGCAACTGACCGCGGTGGGCGTGCTGGTGGCGCTGCTGAACGTGGCCGCGCTGCGGGTGGTGGTACGGCTGCGCGCCACCGGTACGCACAAACTCCGGGCGGACACCGCGAAGTTGACCAACACCTCCTACGGCGGCCTGCAGTTGATCGAGTCGATGAAGGCCACCGGCGGTGAGAGCGGCTACTTCAGGCGCTGGTCGGGGCAGCACGCGGCGACCCTGGACGGGCAGCAGCGGCTCGGCGTGCCGAGCGCCGCGCTGGCCGTGGTGGCGCCGACGCTGGCCGCGCTGAACAGCGCGCTGATCCTGCTGATCGGCGGGCGGCGGGCGGTCGACGGCGGGATCTCGGTGGGCCTGCTGGTGGCGTTCCAGGCGCTGGTCACCGGCTTCACCGCGCCCGTCAGCAGGCTCGGCGCGGTGGCCGGGCGGGTGCAGGACTTCGCCGCGGACGTGGCCCGGCTCAAGGACGTCGAGAACTTCCCGGTGGACCCGCTGCACGTGCGCGACCGCGCGGGAGCGGGGCCCGGCCCGGAGGCAGGAGCGGGGCCCGGCCCGGAGGCAGGGGCAAGGGCAGGGGCAGGGGCCGGCGAGGGGCCCGCGGCCGAAGCGGCGGCCGTCCGCCGGCTCAGCGGCCATGTCGCCCTGGAGAACGTCACGTTCGGCTACAGCCCGCTCGACCCGCCGCTGCTCACCGGGTTCTCGCTGACCGTCGGCCCGGGCCGCCAGGTCGCCCTGGTCGGCGGCTCCGGCAGCGGCAAGTCCACGGTGTCCCGGCTGATCGCCGGCCTGTACCGGCCGTGGGAGGGCGTCATCGCCTTCGACGGGCAGCGGCTGGAGGACATTCCGCGCGGCACGCTGGCCGCGTCAATGTCCTTCGTGGACCAGGACGTCTTCCTCTTCGAGGGCACCGTGCGGGACAACGTCGCGCTGTGGGACCCGTCGATCCCCGACGAGGACGTGCTCGCCGCGCTGGCGGACGCGGCGCTGTCCGAGGTGGTCGCGGCGCGCCCCGGCGGCATCCTGGCCCGGGTCGAGCAGGACGGCCGCAACTTCTCCGGCGGCCAGCGCCAGCGCCTGGAGATCGCCCGCGCGCTGGTCAGGCGGCCGAGCGTGCTGGTGCTCGACGAGGTCACCAGCGCCCTGGACGCCGAGACGGAGCTGCGCGTCATCGACAACCTGCGCCGCCGCGGCTGCGCGTGCGTGGTCATCGCGCACCGGCTGAGCACCGTCCGCGACAGCGACGAGATCCTCGTGCTGGAGCGCGGCGAGGTGGTCGAGCGCGGCCGGCACCAGGAACTCGTCGCCGCGGGCGGGGTCTACGCGCGCCTGGTCAGGGAGCACTGA
- a CDS encoding NHLP bacteriocin export ABC transporter permease/ATPase subunit — MLFDARVDGRPGGGGTDDEDIPWTTVDPGGVRSGADFGAWAPGPAWAPGPAWAPGPAEAPGATGTAGAAPEPGPTAAAGPDLLVDPALWQRLVAQQSRLLTSLGRWIDRLERAHEERAAAGIRAGHEAGAAADEVLLAAIDSSVPRPGRGGPAQDAGSAPAEEARRRRTARRRRVVRSAPPAPDVGAGVDPDLLAVCRLVAGAAGVEVTAPAGPPGPRLDPIERIALASGFRTREITLGDRWWREDCGPLIGFTTDARAAAAPDAGDPEPAAPGRSAPPATAAAGSPSPPGGPGSTPTYGRAAGPGRPTSSGPGPVPGRGPSPAQGRGPRSGPGAGPGAGPGQDPAPASGPAARPTPVALLWRRGRYEAVDAAGRVSRVGARADAERYERRAVAVVRPLPHGQATAWQLARFALRGGGGDLRGLALGGLVSVGLGALVPVVTGQVLGSYVQAGEKGLIVQAALAVAAAAVLSAVFMLWQNLAMLRLEGRMEAALQPAVWDRLLRLPTRFFASRSTGELASAAMGVSAVRRTVSGIAPVVVQSGALAVVDLAVLLWCSVPLASAALGMLAVVGALFLATGLWQLRWQRRLVELGNRLNNQAFQTLRGLPKLRVAAAESFAYASWAEGFARSRELQRTVGRIKNLTAVLNAVYLPLCTLLVFLLMAGPARGSMDASTFLTFTTAATTMLTSVTQLTGALVSAVAVLPMVEQIAPVLAEPPEVPPGAAAPGELTGAITARGLTFRYAPDGPLVLDDVSFEVRPGEFVAVVGASGCGKSTLLRLLIGFDLPRSGSVRYDGVDLGTLDRAAVRRQCGVVLQNAQPLSGSILDCVRGAGSYGPEEVWAALAIAGLAEDVRAMPMGLHTVVADGGGAVSGGQRQRLMIAAALIRRPRVLFLDEATSALDNATQKVVMDSTRAMRATRIVVAHRLSTVLDADRVLVMDRGRIVQEGPPAGLLADAGGPFYALVRRQLADAG, encoded by the coding sequence GTGCTGTTCGACGCGCGGGTGGACGGCCGGCCGGGCGGCGGCGGCACGGACGACGAGGACATCCCCTGGACGACGGTGGACCCGGGCGGGGTGCGGTCCGGCGCCGACTTCGGCGCGTGGGCGCCCGGACCGGCCTGGGCGCCCGGACCGGCGTGGGCGCCCGGACCGGCGGAAGCACCCGGCGCGACCGGGACGGCCGGGGCGGCCCCGGAGCCCGGGCCCACCGCGGCAGCCGGGCCGGACCTGCTGGTCGACCCGGCGCTGTGGCAGCGCCTGGTCGCCCAGCAGTCCCGGCTGCTGACCTCGCTCGGCCGCTGGATCGACCGGCTGGAGCGCGCCCACGAGGAGCGGGCCGCGGCCGGCATCCGCGCGGGGCACGAGGCGGGCGCCGCGGCCGACGAGGTGCTGCTCGCGGCGATCGACTCGTCCGTGCCGCGCCCCGGCCGCGGCGGACCCGCGCAGGACGCGGGCTCGGCCCCCGCCGAGGAGGCGCGCAGGCGCAGGACCGCGCGCCGCCGCCGGGTGGTCCGCAGCGCCCCGCCCGCGCCGGACGTCGGCGCGGGCGTCGATCCGGACCTGCTCGCGGTCTGCCGCCTGGTCGCCGGCGCGGCGGGCGTCGAGGTCACCGCGCCCGCCGGCCCGCCCGGTCCGCGCCTGGACCCGATCGAGCGCATCGCCCTCGCCTCCGGCTTCCGCACCCGCGAGATCACCCTCGGTGACCGCTGGTGGCGCGAGGACTGCGGCCCCCTGATCGGCTTCACCACGGACGCCCGGGCCGCCGCAGCCCCGGACGCGGGCGACCCGGAGCCCGCCGCGCCAGGTCGCTCCGCCCCGCCCGCGACAGCCGCCGCAGGCTCTCCCTCCCCTCCCGGCGGCCCAGGCAGCACCCCGACCTACGGTCGGGCCGCCGGTCCGGGTCGGCCCACGAGTTCCGGTCCGGGCCCCGTCCCGGGCCGCGGTCCGAGCCCCGCCCAGGGCCGCGGCCCGAGGTCCGGCCCGGGCGCCGGTCCGGGCGCCGGTCCGGGTCAGGACCCGGCGCCGGCCTCCGGACCCGCCGCCCGGCCGACCCCCGTCGCCCTGCTCTGGCGCCGGGGGCGCTACGAAGCCGTGGACGCCGCCGGGCGGGTCAGCCGGGTGGGCGCGCGGGCGGACGCGGAGCGCTACGAGCGGCGCGCGGTGGCGGTGGTGCGGCCGCTGCCGCACGGGCAGGCGACGGCCTGGCAGCTGGCCCGGTTCGCGCTGCGCGGCGGCGGCGGCGACCTGCGCGGCCTCGCGCTCGGCGGCCTGGTCTCGGTCGGGCTCGGCGCGCTGGTGCCGGTGGTGACCGGGCAGGTGCTGGGGTCGTACGTGCAGGCCGGCGAGAAGGGCCTGATCGTGCAGGCCGCGCTCGCGGTCGCGGCGGCCGCGGTGCTGTCCGCGGTCTTCATGCTGTGGCAGAACCTGGCGATGCTGCGGCTGGAGGGCCGGATGGAGGCGGCGCTGCAACCGGCTGTCTGGGACCGGTTGTTGCGGCTGCCCACCCGGTTCTTCGCGAGCCGCTCGACCGGTGAGCTGGCGAGCGCGGCGATGGGGGTGAGCGCGGTCCGCCGCACGGTGTCGGGGATCGCGCCGGTGGTGGTGCAGTCGGGCGCGCTGGCGGTGGTGGACCTGGCGGTGCTGCTGTGGTGCAGTGTGCCGCTGGCGTCGGCGGCGCTCGGGATGCTGGCCGTGGTCGGCGCGCTGTTCCTGGCCACCGGGCTGTGGCAACTGCGCTGGCAGCGGCGGCTGGTGGAGCTGGGCAACCGGCTGAACAACCAGGCGTTCCAGACCCTGCGCGGGCTGCCGAAGCTGCGCGTCGCCGCCGCGGAGAGCTTCGCCTACGCGTCCTGGGCGGAGGGCTTCGCCCGCAGCCGCGAGCTGCAGCGCACGGTCGGCCGGATCAAGAACCTGACCGCCGTGCTCAACGCCGTGTACCTGCCGCTGTGCACGCTGCTGGTGTTCCTGCTGATGGCCGGCCCGGCGCGCGGGAGCATGGACGCGAGCACGTTCCTGACCTTCACCACCGCGGCGACCACGATGCTCACCTCGGTGACCCAGCTGACCGGCGCGCTGGTCTCCGCGGTGGCGGTGCTGCCGATGGTCGAGCAGATCGCCCCGGTGCTGGCCGAGCCGCCGGAGGTGCCGCCGGGCGCCGCCGCGCCCGGCGAGCTGACCGGCGCGATCACCGCCAGGGGCCTGACCTTCCGGTACGCGCCGGACGGGCCACTGGTGCTGGACGACGTGTCGTTCGAGGTGCGGCCGGGCGAGTTCGTGGCGGTGGTCGGCGCGAGCGGCTGCGGCAAGTCGACGCTGCTGCGGCTGCTGATCGGCTTCGACCTGCCGCGGTCCGGCAGCGTCCGCTACGACGGGGTCGACCTGGGCACGCTGGACCGGGCCGCGGTGCGCCGGCAGTGCGGGGTGGTGCTGCAGAACGCGCAGCCGCTGAGCGGGTCGATCCTGGATTGCGTGCGCGGCGCGGGCTCGTACGGCCCGGAGGAGGTGTGGGCGGCGCTGGCGATAGCCGGGCTGGCCGAAGACGTCAGGGCGATGCCGATGGGCCTGCACACGGTGGTCGCGGACGGCGGCGGCGCGGTCTCCGGCGGCCAGCGGCAGCGGCTGATGATCGCCGCGGCGCTGATCCGCCGGCCGCGGGTGCTGTTCCTGGACGAGGCGACCAGCGCACTGGACAACGCGACGCAGAAGGTGGTCATGGACAGCACCCGGGCGATGCGGGCCACCAGGATCGTGGTGGCGCACCGGCTGTCGACGGTGCTGGACGCGGACCGGGTGCTGGTGATGGACCGCGGCCGGATCGTGCAGGAAGGGCCGCCCGCCGGCCTGCTGGCCGACGCGGGCGGCCCCTTCTACGCGCTGGTGCGGCGCCAGCTGGCCGACGCGGGCTGA